In Quercus lobata isolate SW786 chromosome 12, ValleyOak3.0 Primary Assembly, whole genome shotgun sequence, a genomic segment contains:
- the LOC115970056 gene encoding uncharacterized protein LOC115970056, with amino-acid sequence MKFCSVWVAQRPPEYPFVEFDDHKDPLNAIHTLDENIITPDDVRNMWHIAFSTLALLRFEESVLGAAQNFPLFVNVLCFRKHGK; translated from the exons ATGAAATTCTGCAGTGTTTGGGTTGCTCAAAGACCACCGGAATATCCATTTGTTGAGTTTGATGATCACAAGGATCCTCTCAATGCAATTCATACATTGGATG AAAATATCATCACTCCCGATGATGTACGCAACATGTGGCACATTGCTTTTAGTACATTAGCTCTCCTTAGAT TTGAAGAAAGTGTTCTTGGAGCAGCCCAAAATTTTCCTTTG TTTGTTAATGTCCTTTGCTTCAGGAAACATGGTAAATAG